The following DNA comes from Streptomyces sp. NBC_00273.
GAGGGAATCGTCGCCAAGCACCTCGCCGAGAAGGGCATCGACGCCTCCGTCGTGCACCTCGACGGTGCGGTCGAGACCGCCATCCAGCTCGGCGTCGCCCAGATCATCGCGGACGTCGTCGAGACCGGCACCAGCCTGCGCAACGCCGGCCTGGAGGTCATCGGCGAGCCGATCCTCACCTCCGAGGCCGTCGTCATCCGCGGCAACGGCGCCAACGCCGACGACCCGCAGGTCCAGCAGTTCCTGCGCCGCCTGCAGGGCGTCCTGGTGGCCCGCAGCTACGTGATGATGGACTACGACTGCCGCGCCGAGCACCTGGAGCGCGCGGTGGCCCTCACCCCCGGCCTGGAGTCGCCGACCGTCTCCCCGCTGCACAACGAGGGCTGGGTCGCCGTCCGCGCGATGGTCCCCGCCAAGGAAGCGCAGCGGATCATGGACGACCTGTACGAGCTCGGCGCGCGTGCGATCCTCACCACCTCGATCCACGCCTGCCGCCTCTAGTCCCTTGGACGCGGCGTGCCGCACCGGCACGCCGCGTCACCGACCCGCACGCCACATCCAGAAGGCATCGCACCATGGCCGAGTCCGTCGCCCAGCCCGCCCCACCCACCCTGCCGGTCACCTTCCGGCCGACCCGCACCCGGGTCGTCCTGCTGGGCGTCGGCCTCGCCATGTTCGTCACCATCACGGCGATCGCCCTGCTGCTGGAGAACCTCAGCCCCGGCGAGCGGATCAGCTTCGTCTTCACCGCCGTCCTGCTGAGCTCCGTACTCGTCCTGCTCAGCCGCCCCAAGGTGGTCGCGGACGAGAGCGGCGTCACGGTCGTCAACCTGACCAACACCCGCCGCCTGGAGTGGGCCCAGATCCTGCGGGTCAACCTCCGCCCGGGCGACCCGTGGGTGTTCCTCGACCTCAGCGACGGCACCAGCCTGCCCGCCCTCGGCATCCAGCCGGGCATCGCCAAGCAGCAGGCGATCGGCGACGCCCGAGCCCTGCGCACCCTGGCGGAAACCCACGGAACGGGCACCGGCGACCACTGAGTCGGCCGATCCCCACGGCTGCGTACCGTTGCGGCCGGGATCTCAATGACTACCCTGGTGGCGGGGCGCAGCCGTGCGCCCTCCCACCGGCCCCGGGACCTCGTGGCCCGTGGGCACCTGCGACTTGAGGAGTGACTCCCTCCAGCAATGGACGGATCGTCCGGTAGTACCCGCGCCGCCCTCCCCTCGGAGGCGGCGGCATGACCATCCCGCTACTTCTGCTCGCGGCGGCCTTCGCACTCATCCTCGCCAACGGTTTCTTCGTGGCCGCCGAGTTCGGCCTCGTCACCGTGGAGCGACCCGACGCCGAACGCGCCGCAGCCGACGGTGACCGCCGTGCCCGCACGGTGGTCAAGGCCCTACGGGAGCTGTCCTTCCAGCTCTCCGGCACCCAACTCGGCATCACCATCACCTCCCTCGTGGTCGGCATGCTCGCCGAGCCCGCCCTCGCCGCACTGCTGGCCGGGCCGCTCGCCGCGACCGGCCTGCCGAAGGGAGCCGTCTCCGGCGTCGCCGTCGTCATCGGCATGCTGCTCGCCTCCGCCGTCCAGATGGTCGTCGGCGAGCTCGTCCCGAAGAACTGGGCGGTCTCCCGGCCGCTTCAGGTGGCCCGCTTCGTCGCCGGCCCCCAGCAGGTCTTCTCCCGCGCCTTCCGCCCGGTCATCGCCGGACTCAACGCCGTGGCCAACCGCCTCGTGCGGGCGCTCGGCGTGGAACCGACCGAGGAGATGGCGTCCGCCCGGACCCCCGGCGAGCTGCTCTCCCTGGTCCGCCATTCGGCCCAGGCCGGTGCCCTCGAACAGGACACCGCCGACCTCTTCGTCCGGACCCTCTCGCTGGGCGAGCTCACGGCCCAACACGTCATGACCCCCCGGGTGAAGGTCAGCGCCCTGATGCACACGGCCACCGCGGCCGACGTGCTCAACCTGACCCGTGCCACGGGCCTGTCCCGCTTCCCGGTCTACCGCGACCGCATCGACGAGATCACCGGCGTCGTCCACCTCAAGGACGCCCTCGCCGTGCGCGAGTCCGAACGCGACCGCACGAGCGTGAGCCGGATCTGCGTCGCCCCGCTGCTGGTGCCCGGCTCCCTGCCGGTGCAGCCGCTGCTGGAGCGGCTGCGCAGCGAGCAGCCGATGGCCGTGGTCGTCGACGAGTACGGCGGTACCGCCGGCGTCGTCACGCTGGAGGACATCGTGGAGGAACTCGTCGGCGAGGTCCGCGACGAGCACGACCTCGCCGAGGACCAGACCCCCGAACTGGCCGCGGTGGCGTCCGAGGACGGCCGCCCCTCCTGGGAGGCCGACGGCAGCTGCCGGGTACAGACCCTGCGCCGCATAGGCCTGGACGTACCCGAAGGCCCGTACGAGACCGTCGCCGGCCTCGTCGCCGATCTGCTCGGCCGGATCCCCGCCCCCGGGGACCGCGCGGAACTCCCCGGCTGGAAGTTGTCCGTCCGCCGCGTCGGCCGCAACCGTGCCGAGCGGGTCCGGCTGGTCCGGCTGGCGGCGGTGCCCGCGGCCGGCGCGTACCGGCCCGCGGCCGACGGCGCGGCCGTGCCCGAACCGCAGCGGGCCGAGCTGGAAGGCGCCGCCCGATGAACGCGCTCCAACTCCTCTTCGCCCTGCTGCTGGTCCTCGCCAACGGCTTCTTCGTCGGCGCCGAGTTCGCGCTCGTCTCCGTACGGCGCAGCCAGATCGAGCCCCTCGCGGCCGATTCCAAGCGGGCCCGCCAGGTGCTCCACGGCCTGGAGAACCTGCCGCGCATGATGGCCGCGGCGCAGTTCGGCATCACCGTGTGTTCGCTCACCCTCGGCGCGGTCGCCGAGCCCACCGTGGCCCGGCTGCTGGAGCCCGTCTTCCACGCCGTCCACGTACCGCAGGGCCTGATCCACCCCCTCGGCTACGCGTTCGCGCTCAGCGCCGTGGTCTTCCTGCACCTGGTGATCGGCGAAATGGTGCCGAAGAACCTGGCCATGGCCGCCCCGGAGAAGACCGCCCTGTGGTTCAGTCCCGGCCTGGTCGCCTTCGCCCGCCTGTGCGGGCCGGTCACCAGCGCGCTCGGCGCCTGTGCCGCGCTCGTCCTGAAGCTCTTCAAGGTGGAGCCCAAGGACGAGGTCGAGGCCGTCTACACCTCCGCCCAGCTGGGTCGGCTCCTCAAGGACTCCCGGCAGGCCGGGCTCCTGGAGCCGGTCGAGCAGGAGCGGCTGGAGGACGCGCTGGAACTGGGCAGCCGTCCCGTCACCGACGTCCTCCTCGGCCCGGACCGGCTGGTCACGGTCGGCCCGGCGGTGACCCCGCGGCAGATCGAGCAGCTGACCGTGCGCACCGGCTACTCCCGTTTCCCCGTGCGTGCCGACAGCGGCGCCTTCATGGGCTACCTGCACGTCAAGGACGTACTGGACCTGGAGGACCGGGAGCGGGCCGTCCCGCAGCGGGTCTGGCGCCGGATGACCACGCTGTGCTCCACCGTTCCGCTGGACGACGCCCTCGGCGTCATGCGCCGGGACGCCACGCACCTCGCGCAGGTGGCGGACCCGGGGGGCCGGGTCCTCGGCCTGGTCGCCCTGGAGGACGTCCTCGAGATGCTGGTCGGCGAGGTCCGCGACCCGGCCCACCGGGTGGCGCCCGCCCGTCGCTAGGCCGGCGACCGGTCGTTCCGCCCGCGGGCCCGCGAGGGTCCGGGGGCGGAACGTGCGGGACCGGACGTCCAGGGGCGAAGGGGACGGAGTCGGGTGTGAGGTCGGTCACCCCGAGCCGGTTCGTGCGCGTCTCGGTGAACCTCTATTGAGTCCCGGCCGTCTTGATGGCCGGATCGTCGGTTCGGGGACTTGAGTTGGACTTCACGGGTCGCCACACGGAACACTACGGACCCGGGGATCGTCTGGTTTCCCGGTCCGGCTCCGTCTGTGGTACCCCCGGGTGGCCCGGTCACCGTACGTCGGACGCCTCGCGATCGATCGAGCTCCCGTTCGCCCCATGGGTCGGCGGGGGCGTGATGCCGATGCGCTAGCGTGTCCGGCGTGGAGTCCCGTCGGCATGCCGGGGACGCGTGTCGGCCGGGTGCCCCGGCCGCCGCCCGCTGACCTCGCTCGCCCCGTCGAGCCGGCCCGACCTGCGGCAGAGTGCCGCTTCACGGAAGCGATTTGACATGACGGATTTGGCACCGAACATCATCGGCGCCCCCTCCAGCACGTCGGACGGCGCCACAGGCGCTCCGTCCGACGGGAAGTCGACGGCCCGGTCGGGCGGCCGCTTCGACCGCTGGACGCAGAAGCGCTGGTTCCTCCCGCTGGGGGAGGTCGTGGTCAGTGTCGTCGTCGCCCTCGGGTTCATGCTGCTGTGTACGCACATCAGCGTCAACCCCGTCACCCGGATCGGTCAGGTCAGCGGCCTCGCCAAGGTCCAGCAGTACGCGGCCCTGATCGGCATACCCGTCCTCGCGGTGCTGCTGTTCCTCGCCTACCGGGGCACCCTGCGCTACTACCAGGTCGCGCAGCGGCTGGTGTGCGCGGCCCTCGCGGGCCTGGCCACCGGCATCGTCGCGGGCGGCATCGCGGTCGCCCTGCACGGCACGCCGTGGGGCCTGGGCGGCCAGGAGGGCGACCCCGGCAACCTCATGGGCATGGCCAACGACATGATGCGCCACAAGGGCCTGCCGGGGGTCTACCCGCCCCTGTTCCCCGCCCTCCTCGCGCTCTGG
Coding sequences within:
- the hisG gene encoding ATP phosphoribosyltransferase gives rise to the protein MLRIAVPNKGSLSGPASAMLHEAGYRMRKESKELVVVDPENEVEFFYLRPKDIAIYVSSGKLDIGITGRDLLLDSGASAEEILPLNFGRSTFRYATTPGTAKGPEDFSGMTIATSYEGIVAKHLAEKGIDASVVHLDGAVETAIQLGVAQIIADVVETGTSLRNAGLEVIGEPILTSEAVVIRGNGANADDPQVQQFLRRLQGVLVARSYVMMDYDCRAEHLERAVALTPGLESPTVSPLHNEGWVAVRAMVPAKEAQRIMDDLYELGARAILTTSIHACRL
- a CDS encoding PH domain-containing protein: MAESVAQPAPPTLPVTFRPTRTRVVLLGVGLAMFVTITAIALLLENLSPGERISFVFTAVLLSSVLVLLSRPKVVADESGVTVVNLTNTRRLEWAQILRVNLRPGDPWVFLDLSDGTSLPALGIQPGIAKQQAIGDARALRTLAETHGTGTGDH
- a CDS encoding hemolysin family protein; protein product: MTIPLLLLAAAFALILANGFFVAAEFGLVTVERPDAERAAADGDRRARTVVKALRELSFQLSGTQLGITITSLVVGMLAEPALAALLAGPLAATGLPKGAVSGVAVVIGMLLASAVQMVVGELVPKNWAVSRPLQVARFVAGPQQVFSRAFRPVIAGLNAVANRLVRALGVEPTEEMASARTPGELLSLVRHSAQAGALEQDTADLFVRTLSLGELTAQHVMTPRVKVSALMHTATAADVLNLTRATGLSRFPVYRDRIDEITGVVHLKDALAVRESERDRTSVSRICVAPLLVPGSLPVQPLLERLRSEQPMAVVVDEYGGTAGVVTLEDIVEELVGEVRDEHDLAEDQTPELAAVASEDGRPSWEADGSCRVQTLRRIGLDVPEGPYETVAGLVADLLGRIPAPGDRAELPGWKLSVRRVGRNRAERVRLVRLAAVPAAGAYRPAADGAAVPEPQRAELEGAAR
- a CDS encoding hemolysin family protein, which translates into the protein MNALQLLFALLLVLANGFFVGAEFALVSVRRSQIEPLAADSKRARQVLHGLENLPRMMAAAQFGITVCSLTLGAVAEPTVARLLEPVFHAVHVPQGLIHPLGYAFALSAVVFLHLVIGEMVPKNLAMAAPEKTALWFSPGLVAFARLCGPVTSALGACAALVLKLFKVEPKDEVEAVYTSAQLGRLLKDSRQAGLLEPVEQERLEDALELGSRPVTDVLLGPDRLVTVGPAVTPRQIEQLTVRTGYSRFPVRADSGAFMGYLHVKDVLDLEDRERAVPQRVWRRMTTLCSTVPLDDALGVMRRDATHLAQVADPGGRVLGLVALEDVLEMLVGEVRDPAHRVAPARR